A region of Paenibacillus sp. JNUCC-31 DNA encodes the following proteins:
- a CDS encoding response regulator transcription factor produces MNPISLIIADDQRLLRESLHTVLDLEDDIEVVGLAEDGQQACELTEKLKPRLVLMDVQMPIMDGIQAIRKIKACMPNTQILILTTFAEDEYIIEGLAAGAIGYLLKDMDKNSLLKAIRDAVEGRHMLTPGIASKLAARLSVMTKTHQVSFNAQKLRYAGVEFTERERQIIALMIQPMTNNQIAETLYMSVGTIKNYISVIYSKLGTSDRMQAVAYLNEFIVEK; encoded by the coding sequence TTGAATCCGATAAGTCTTATCATTGCAGACGATCAGCGCCTCCTTAGGGAAAGCTTGCATACGGTTCTTGATCTGGAAGATGACATCGAAGTGGTAGGCCTTGCAGAGGATGGTCAGCAGGCTTGTGAACTCACCGAGAAGCTTAAGCCGAGACTAGTATTGATGGATGTTCAGATGCCAATTATGGATGGAATTCAGGCTATTCGTAAAATTAAGGCCTGCATGCCGAACACCCAAATTCTGATCCTGACCACCTTTGCCGAGGATGAATACATTATTGAGGGCCTGGCGGCCGGAGCCATAGGTTACCTGCTGAAAGACATGGACAAGAACAGTCTGTTAAAAGCTATCCGGGATGCCGTGGAGGGAAGGCACATGCTTACACCAGGGATTGCTTCCAAGCTTGCTGCACGGTTATCCGTTATGACGAAGACGCATCAGGTCAGCTTTAATGCTCAGAAGCTCAGATATGCAGGGGTGGAATTTACCGAACGGGAGAGGCAAATTATTGCGCTTATGATCCAGCCGATGACCAATAATCAGATTGCCGAGACATTGTACATGAGCGTAGGCACGATCAAGAATTATATCAGTGTCATCTACAGCAAGCTGGGTACGAGTGATCGTATGCAGGCTGTCGCTTATCTCAATGAATTTATTGTCGAAAAGTAA